The Setaria viridis chromosome 9, Setaria_viridis_v4.0, whole genome shotgun sequence sequence AGCTATGTTAGTGCAATTCTAAAGGTGTATAGTAGGAAAAGTTACATGTGTGGATACTATAGCAAATTTGGTATTGTATAGTGCATGTACAATGAATGTGTGGGACCTGCCATTTGCATCAAACTCTAATTTCATCATCAAACTATATGAAAGTGttataaatatattttatttatttttgagaTTTATATAGTTGTACAATGTATCGTGAGATATACAACATTGGTACATGTCTTATGTATTATTATTTTTAGGATATATATGATTATACATGAGTGGTACATATCCtttatattattatttttagGATCTATATGGCTTTATGTGAGATGCACCACCGTGGTACATGTTTTAGTATTTATTATTTTTGGAAAGTAttgaatataaaaaaataagttcCCAGTATAATTAAAAAATCATGgtttattattttcttttttcttcttgcaaCTTAACTTGAAtgtgaaaaaataaaaataatatagaaTTTGCAATATTATGTGTACCGAATAAAGTAAAATATTTGTGTGTGGATAATGACCATGTTAACGGTTAGAATTTGTATGTGTGGCACATAATTATTATAGTGTATATATTATTTTTGTAagcattcaaaattcaaactcatCCGTGCACATGGGAGTACAGCTTGCATGTCGTTTTATGTCACATCAATCATTATcgttctttctcttctttttcttttagatGTATCGTACCTTTTATATTATGTCACACAGCTGACATAttgtgaaagaaaaaataacGTATACTTAGTAATACGTTCACAAGAGACAAATCAACACGAAAACCGAGCAGGATAGATCGTGTTGCAACACCGTGGAGGTTTTGGCGACCGTGCCGGTAGCAGTGACACCGAGGGAGCGGTGAGCACACCCCAGCTCCCCAAGGAGGTGAGGAGAATCGGCAGCCGACTTGCGGCCGTATACCATCTCCACTCGCTGTCACACTTGACAGCAGCCTCGGTGCCTGCAAACCGGCGTCCAGCTTTGCCTGCCCACCATTTTCGCCACCGCAGCCCACCCCTCCGTATAAATTCGCGACCAGTCCCCCCCATCCCTCTCATTCCTCGGCCACAGAGCCTGATCCTCTCACcagactcgccccgcgagttCTCGCTATTCGCGAACAGGTCCTCCCCGCCCTGTCCATGGAAAGGCGGCAGGGCTTCTTCGCTGCCCtgcgggaggaggtggcgcgcggGCTGTCGCCGGCCCGGGCGCGCCGCAAGTCCGAGGCggcggacctcgccgccgcgttcaggttcgccggcggcggtgggggtggtggcgaGATGCTGGCGCCGCTCATGGAGGGGCCCGATCCGGAGTCCGGCGACGGGgagggctgcggcggcggcggcggcagaggagcgCGCGGGAGGAAGGAAGGGTGGGGGCACTGGGTGCGCGGCCAGCTCGCGCGCGCCCCGTCCTCagtggccgcggcggccgccggcgccggcgcgacgcGCAACGACCTCAGGATGCTCCTCGGCGTCATGGGCGCGCCGCTCGCGCCCGTTCAGGTCTGCACCGCCGAGCCGCTCCCACACCTCAGCGTCAAGGACACTCCCCTCGTAAGCGCTTCTCTGGCCACTCTGCTCCGCGTATTTCTTTCGCTGTTTGCTCCAGATTTGGTTTCGATCGTGTGCTCGACGAAATGCCGGAGTCACGTTTTTCATGGATGTTTGAATCCGAGTTGCAATTAATTCTTGGATTCATGGTCCTGTAGACTGTAAAAATTCCCTGCTTGTGATTACAGTGCTGTAAAGGGTAATTCTTGTTGTCTACTACACCTCTGGTCCTGGGACCTTTGACTGCTCTTTAGGACTGATgtgtgttaaaaaaaatttcaccGCTGTGATGCGTGTTTAATTCAGCGATGTTACCAGTGTGCTGTAAAACATGGATATTTTACTGTTACGAACAAgtgtgtaattttttttgcctGTGACTGTGCAACCACAGGAGACCTCGTCGGCACACTACATCCTGCAACAGTACCTCGCGGCCTCCGGAGGGCACAAGCTTCTGGCGTCCGTGCGCAACGCCTACACCATGGGCAAGGTGCGCATGGTGGCCACTGAACACGAGACCGCCGGCCGCCTCACCAAGAACCGCAATGCTGgacgcggcggcgagcccggcCGCTTCGTGCTGTGGCAGATGGCACCAGAGATGTGGTACATCGAGCTGGCTGTCGGTGGGAGCAAGGTGCACGCAGGGTGCAATGGCAAGCTTGTGTGGCGCCACACCCCATGGCTTGGTGCCCATGCTGCCAAGGGCCCTGTTCGCCAGCTTCGCCGTACCCTTCAGGTATACTCCTGTGTGCGGTTGCCTTGTCACTCCTAATTCAGCCATATAATTTGGTTTAGGTTTACTCAAGTCTTTTGAATGATGTTCTTTCCAGGGCTTGGATCCACTGATCACGGCAAGCATGTTTGCTGGTGCACGGTGCATTGGGGAGAAGAAGGTGAATGGGGAGGATTGCTTCATCCTGAAGCTGAGCACAGACGCTGAGACCCTCAAGGCACGCAGCGAAGGCTTTGCAGAGATGATCAGGCATGTCATGTTCGGGTACTTCAGCCAGAGGACTGGTCTTCTTGTCCACATCGAGGATTCACATCTGACCCGGATTCAGTCAAACACTGGAGGGGATGCAATCTACTGGGAGACTACCATCAGCTCGTTCATGGAGGATTACCGTCCAGTGGATGGTATAATGATTGCACATTCTGGGCGCTCGGTTGTGACCCTTTTCCGGTTTGGTGAGGTGGCCATGAGCCACACCAAGACTCGGATGGAGGAGGTGTGGAGCATTGAGGAGGTCGCGTTCAACGTTCCTGGGCTGTCCATGGACTGTTTCATCCCACCCACTGATATCAAGTCTGGATCTGTTGACGAGACTATGGAGCTTACTAATGGAGAGAGGAGCAGGGCCGGTCCTCCCCCAGGCCACCGTGCTAAAGTTGCTGCGCTTGAGAAGGCAGAAGAAGATAAAGTGGCATGGGGAGGTGGAACCATACTTGAAAACCACAACTGATCTGCAGTCTGTTCATACTTGGTTCTCACAGTGCAGCTGCTGACTCTGTTGCATCTAGTGTAGGAGAAACAAGTGAAATGGGAGGATTTGGAAGTTTAGTAAATCCAAATGCCTCCCGTGTATAGGAAGAAGCATGAGATTTTCACAAGGTCTTGCACATGGTGGAAGCGGATCTGTGTGAAGTATCCTTTTTCTGATCTCATCCAGAGATATGGTAGTAGGTAGCCCTATTTGCTGCTTCAGGCTTTTTTTTGTCAGTGCCTCCTAGCTGTGTTCTCCATCCCGACCACATGAGAAGGATCATTGTGGTTGGTTCTCTTTTAGCTATACTAATTGGTCACTGCCGTCAGCGGGGAAGAAGGATTTCCTCTTCCTGCAATCGGCAGTGACTTAGCTGTCATTGCATCCGATTGGTGGTGGTTCAGTGTGCTTCTCTTGGCGATGGATTCAGGTCAAGCTAACCTCtcagagagaaaaaaaaattgaacatctGAATGGTTGTTACTTGTGTTTTTGTACTGAGTAGAACCTGTTAGATGGTTGTTACCAGTGTttctaagttttttttttggttcctGAACCCCCCTTGGCATCTCACTATATTTTACCATGAGATGAAAGGATTTAGTGTTAAACAGAAGTTCGATGCATGTAATCCCAAACATGTTTATTATTCTGAGTGTCATGGATTGAGCTAGCTGTGGCTGTGACTGTCCTTAGGAGGAAATGAAATGATTCAGGCTTTTGGGGCGTTGAAGTGCAAACAGTGTGGCACCATCAATGTGGTTTTCTCCAGGCCTGCCCGGTTTTACTTTGGTCTGCAGTATGCTGGAGGGAGTAATGATCCATAACTATGATGGCACGGCCCCCATGTGGCGCTTCTATTGCGGCCTCAACCTCCCCAGGTGCTGCCTGTCATTAGAGTGACACTGTGATGAGCACAGGGATACATGCAGTACATCTCCTA is a genomic window containing:
- the LOC117840685 gene encoding uncharacterized protein; protein product: MERRQGFFAALREEVARGLSPARARRKSEAADLAAAFRFAGGGGGGGEMLAPLMEGPDPESGDGEGCGGGGGRGARGRKEGWGHWVRGQLARAPSSVAAAAAGAGATRNDLRMLLGVMGAPLAPVQVCTAEPLPHLSVKDTPLETSSAHYILQQYLAASGGHKLLASVRNAYTMGKVRMVATEHETAGRLTKNRNAGRGGEPGRFVLWQMAPEMWYIELAVGGSKVHAGCNGKLVWRHTPWLGAHAAKGPVRQLRRTLQGLDPLITASMFAGARCIGEKKVNGEDCFILKLSTDAETLKARSEGFAEMIRHVMFGYFSQRTGLLVHIEDSHLTRIQSNTGGDAIYWETTISSFMEDYRPVDGIMIAHSGRSVVTLFRFGEVAMSHTKTRMEEVWSIEEVAFNVPGLSMDCFIPPTDIKSGSVDETMELTNGERSRAGPPPGHRAKVAALEKAEEDKVAWGGGTILENHN